The following proteins are encoded in a genomic region of Paenibacillus sp. FSL H3-0469:
- the flhB gene encoding flagellar biosynthesis protein FlhB, with protein sequence MAKQARYKLNLQLFGGDKTEKATPKKRQDARKKGQVAKSAEMSGAVVLFSALLSLSVFGGFMKERFIKLYTDVFQNRMMLEVTPENISTLFNQYGLQILILLAPLLGITFLLALVANFAQVGFMASGEGITPKFSKINPIKGFKNIFSMRSVVEFLKSIFKLILIAYLVYSTLWGQKESFARLSHVDAEGAYAFVAKLTMSLGIKIAAALFIMAVLDYIYQKYEHEKSLKMSKQDIKDEYKKMEGDPIIKGKIRERQRRMAMQRMMQEVPKADVIITNPTHFAVALKYDGSTMEAPQIIAKGQDYVALRIRELAKEHGVVTMENKPLARALFQRAEIGDVVPADLFQAVAEVLAYVYKLKGKRR encoded by the coding sequence TTGGCAAAACAGGCAAGATACAAACTGAACCTTCAGCTGTTCGGGGGAGATAAGACAGAGAAAGCCACTCCAAAGAAACGGCAGGATGCCCGCAAGAAGGGGCAGGTTGCCAAAAGTGCTGAAATGTCAGGCGCAGTGGTCCTCTTCTCGGCGTTGCTGTCACTGAGCGTCTTCGGCGGCTTCATGAAAGAACGGTTTATCAAGCTCTACACAGATGTGTTCCAGAACCGGATGATGCTTGAGGTAACACCGGAGAATATCTCTACGCTGTTTAACCAGTACGGGCTGCAGATCCTCATTCTGCTCGCTCCGCTGCTGGGCATCACCTTCCTGCTGGCGCTCGTGGCTAATTTCGCACAGGTAGGCTTCATGGCTTCAGGCGAAGGAATTACGCCTAAGTTCAGCAAGATCAACCCCATCAAAGGCTTCAAAAATATTTTTTCCATGCGTTCCGTAGTAGAGTTCCTCAAATCTATCTTTAAGCTCATCCTGATTGCCTATCTGGTTTACAGTACGCTTTGGGGACAGAAGGAGAGTTTTGCACGCCTCTCGCATGTCGATGCGGAAGGGGCATACGCCTTCGTTGCGAAGCTGACCATGAGCCTGGGCATCAAGATTGCAGCGGCTCTTTTTATAATGGCTGTACTGGACTATATCTATCAGAAATACGAGCATGAGAAGAGTCTCAAGATGTCCAAGCAGGACATTAAGGATGAGTACAAAAAGATGGAGGGCGACCCCATCATCAAAGGCAAGATCAGGGAACGTCAGCGCAGAATGGCGATGCAGCGGATGATGCAGGAGGTCCCCAAGGCTGATGTTATCATCACGAACCCGACCCATTTTGCAGTCGCCCTGAAGTATGACGGTTCCACAATGGAGGCTCCTCAGATTATAGCCAAGGGCCAGGATTATGTGGCACTCCGCATCAGGGAACTGGCCAAGGAGCATGGTGTTGTAACGATGGAGAATAAGCCGCTGGCACGGGCATTGTTCCAGAGAGCGGAGATCGGTGATGTAGTGCCGGCCGATCTGTTCCAGGCAGTTGCCGAAGTGCTGGCCTATGTATATAAGCTTAAAGGCAAGAGGAGATAA